A single region of the Halichondria panicea chromosome 10, odHalPani1.1, whole genome shotgun sequence genome encodes:
- the LOC135342912 gene encoding vesicle-trafficking protein SEC22b-like, giving the protein MAHLTLIARASDGLPLSASIVNEESGRDYAEYQPKAKQIFRKLSSVSPPRCSIECDPGRMVFHYILEEGICYLALCDPTYPAKLAFNYLENLHKDFSEQHGNDVHKASRPYHFIEFGAEINRIKRNYQESQTRRSSQLRNLGDELQGVQKIMFENIDSALQRGELISDLSDKAGKLVDHSRAYKKEARYLNLRQSLAAKIAIGVVIFLILIFLRYLLF; this is encoded by the exons ATGGCCCACCTGACACTAATTGCCAGAGCCAGTGATGGACTACCTCTGTCTGCATCCATTGTCAATGAAGAG TCTGGCCGGGATTATGCTGAATACCAACCCAAGGCCAAGCAGATATTCCGCAAGCTGTCGTCAGTCAGCCCCCCTCGATGCTCAATCGAGTGTGACCCGGGTCGTATGGTGTTCCA ctacaTCCTTGAGGAGGGGATATGCTACCTCGCCCTGTGTGACCCCACCTATCCTGCCAAGCTGGCCTTTAACTACCTCGAGAATCTACACAAAGACTTCAGTGAGCAACATGGCAACGATGTACACAAGGCCAGTCGACCGTACCACTTCATTGAGTTTG GTGCTGAGATTAACAGAATCAAGAGGAACTATCAAGAGTCTCAGACACGAAGGAGCTCACAGCTGCGTAACCTAGGAGATGAGCTGCAAGGAGTCCAGAAAATCATGTTTGAAAACATTGACTCGGCCTTACAGAGAGGAGAGCTTATCTCAG atCTCAGTGACAAAGCAGGGAAGCTGGTCGACCACTCTCGTGCCTACAAGAAGGAAGCTCGCTATCTTAACTTGAGACAGTCACTAGCCGCCAAAATAGCCATAGGTGTTGTTATATTCCTTATTTTGATTTTTCTTAGGTACCTTCTCTTCTAA
- the LOC135342896 gene encoding gamma-tubulin complex component 5-like: MAVFSKEHRALTKKLIATVSGFEPQEENFKLCFEFAKMNFKFHRFLDVNDLSVNRAITGLKEKFQVHSQPEKAASLEELTHTFLSLHLEKSYPHSDAHYGFLLFLLTISQSPVNRDYVGGPESPSRQVPGDDFDWTRHLMEGIRYQAYNSDSESEWSDSTSQSDETTPTKRCLDDSAIGDELLDEGISPPVSSSHSMLLKHVHIPYWDVSNPQHQVDLSSLQDNCLTASAHPACSLATTWSSYLKSMEPLRPSLGDMVTLTEWQVVRETLWACLGAGSSFVYEISDSEVIPRKDIQVLHLTPLSLQRQLSYFSGFISMLRVLRNTCRGVTFTPDNQPIPCRTYEAFSSALRVCTNQLEETIRELERDVVNKVAMVTLFSLEVSLSSVYIRVQELYSVVSTVLDQQPSPPTPLSLSSTLLSTLWTSLSRLDALSTSGHASLTTLLPLWLASLQPYLDLIEHWIKEGTLDVKWEEFCIQREECDDGEDWSWVSGFSLRQPVPEFLQPVLHQVLQAGKSMHVIEAMGKRKEMDNLDTPTSLYEEFLASLRSSLSHDLSGTSRDCTEGSPDQTALTWRLDPLAQRYLSYLPVQLEKPAAECPDKVLWDKVSSLRVDSPSLPLTLQHTLSTLITTHCHKSSSCLVRLLTEVYSLNEHFRTVQRFLLMADGPVMHHFCCDIFQRIQEDGEWADAGYLNTVLHEALQGQFADSADLEQRLKVVCSPPPVPSSTKSPLACISLDYSVPWPLAMVFPPPLMDTYNKVFQLLLNVNWAKWSLETVHMKQVDVVRLSPPQLQGRVRLLLLLRSRLLHFVNNLTNYLMTRILHSVGVEFESSVGGAADVDTILQLHTHYTETLFDRCLLNKKASIVKGAIMNVLNLAVTFKRHWEMGVANFSTENASRIEDEFLKCSHFLVSCLNNTVKRGTFPHLETLAFSMRTLKTGQRVFS; this comes from the exons ATGGCAGTCTTTTCCAAAGAGCATAGAGCACTCACAAAGAAGCTGATAGCAACAGTCAGTGGATTTGAG CCGCAGGAGGAAAACTTCAAGTTGTGCTTCGAGTTTGCCAAAATGAATTTCAAGTTTCATCGATTTCTAGATGTCAATGATCTCAGTGTCAACCGAGCCATCACTGG GCTCAAGGAGAAGTTCCAAGTTCACTCTCAACCAGAGAAGGCGGCATCTCTTGAGGAGCTAACGCATACCTTCCTCTCTCTTCATCTTGAGAAGAGCTACCCTCACTCCGACGCTCACTATGGCTTTCTGTTGTTCCTGCTCACCATATCACAATCCCCCGTCAACAGGGACTATGTGGGGGGTCCCGAGAGCCCCTCGAGACAAG TCCCAGGTGATGACTTTGACTGGACAAGACATCTCATGGAAG GTATTCGCTACCAGGCATACAACTCGGACAGCGAGTCAGAG TGGTCCGACTCCACTTCTCAATCAgatgaaaccacacccaccaaacgTTGTTTAGACGACTCAGCAATTGGGGACGAGCTTTTGGATGAAGGGATTTCCCCTCCTGTTTCCAGTTCCCACTCCATGTTGTTAAAGCACGTCCATATTCCATACTGGGATGTCTCCAATCCGCAACATCAAGTCGATCTTTCCAGCCTCCAAGATAACTGCCTGACTGCGTCTGCTCACCCTGCATGCAGCCTAGCAACCACCTG GAGTTCCTATCTCAAGTCAATGGAGCCTCTTCGCCCTTCACTGGGAGATATGGTCACTCTAACAGAGTGGCAAGTAGTGCGGGAAACACTGTGGGCGTGTCTGGGGGCGGGGTCAAGCTTTGTGTACGAGATTAGTGACTCAGAAGTGATCCCACGGAAGGACATTCAAGTCCTTCATCTCACACCA TTGTCCTTGCAACGTCAGCTCTCTTATTTCTCTGGCTTCATTTCCATGCTCCGTGTGCTGAGAAACACTTGCCGTGGAGTAACCTTTACCCCCGACAATCAGCCCATCCCCTGTAGGACGTACGAAGCATTCTCCAGTGCCTTGAGAGTGTGTACCAACCAACTGGAGGAGACCATCAGAGAGCTGGAGAGGGACGTCGTCAACAAAG TTGCCATGGTGACATTATTCTCTCTGGAGGTCAGCCTGAGCTCAGTGTACATTCGAGTACAGGAGCTGTACAGCGTGGTGAGCACTGTCCTGGACCAGCAGCCATCACCACCAACTCCATTATCT TTATCTTCAACCCTCCTCTCGACCTTGTGGACCTCCCTCTCTCGGCTGGATGCGCTGAGTACCTCTGGCCACGCCTCCCTGACCACCCTCCTTCCACTGTGGCTGGCCTCATTACAGCCGTACCTTGACCTAATCGAGCACTGGATAAAGGAGGGGACACTGGACGTAAAGTGGGAGGAGTTTTGCATACAAAG AGAGGAGTGTGATGATGGGGAGGACTGGAGTTGGGTCTCTGGGTTCTCACTACGGCAACCAGTACCGGAGTTCCTACAACCTGTCCTACATCAG GTGCTACAAGCCGGCAAGtccatgcatgtgattgaaGCTATGGGAAAG AGAAAGGAAATGGACAATCTAGACACACCCACATCGCTCTATGAAGAGTTTCTGGCCTCGCTGAGATCATCcttatcacatgacttgtCTGGGACGTCACGTGACTGCACAGAAGGATCACCTGACCAGACAGCCCTCACCTGGAGACTGGACCCCCTTGCTCAGAGATACCTCTCATATCTGCCAGTCCAGCTAGAGAAACCAGCAGCAGAGTG tCCTGACAAGGTGCTGTGGGACAAGGTGTCCTCACTGAGGGTGGACTCTCCGTCCCTCCCACTCACACTACAGCACACCCTCTCCACACTCATCACCACTCACTGTCACAAG TCCTCCAGCTGTCTAGTGCGACTGCTGACGGAGGTGTACTCTCTCAATGAGCACTTTCGGACTGTTCAGCGGTTCCTGCTCATGGCTGATGGACCTGTCATGCATCACTTCTGCTGTGACATCTTTCAACGG ATCCAGGAGGATGGAGAGTGGGCGGATGCAGGGTACCTGAACACTGTTCTGCATGAGGCACTTCAGGGACagtttgctgactcagcagacCTGGAACAAAG ACTAAAGGTGGTGTGCAGCCCACCCCCTGTCCCCTCGTCCACCAAGTCCCCCCTCGCCTGTATCTCCCTGGACTACTCTGTTCCCTGGCCTCTAGCAATGGTCTTCCCACCACCTCTCATGGACACTTATAATAAG GTGTTCCAGCTGCTCCTGAATGTGAACTGGGCCAAGTGGAGTCTGGAGACAGTACACATGAAACAGGTGGACGTTGTCAGGCTATCTCCCCCCCAGTTACAGGGGAGGGTGAGACTACTGTTGCTACTGCGCTCAAGACTACTGCACTTTGTCAACAATCTCACCAACTACCTCATGACTCGG ATATTGCACAGTGTGGGGGTGGAGTTTGAGAGCAGTGTGGGAGGTGCCGCTGATGTGGACACTATACTGCagctccacacacactacacagagACACTGTTTGATCGCTGCCTACTCAACAAGAag GCATCCATTGTGAAGGGGGCCATCATGAACGTGCTCAATCTTGCCGTCACATTCAAGCGTCATTgggaaatgggcgtggccaaCTTCAGCACAGAGAACGCTAGTAGAATTGAGGACGAGTTCCTAAAATGCAGCCATTTTCTTGTTTCCTGTCTCAACAACACGGTCAAGCGTGGGACTTTCCCTCATT tggaaaCTCTTGCTTTCTCAATGCGAACCCTGAAGACTGGTCAGAGAGTGTTCTCCTGA
- the LOC135342440 gene encoding collagen alpha-2(I) chain-like: MAARRGAVLPPPLCLPRQQLTYDRHNNPILTKKMVVAVLQCSKRRQINAKLYCLQCYMNAAGRVNMVFSWKGEDVPVWDYKDHCAREASRYMKHIQDDHRPLRPNPLNVKFLAWQLRDLGFCRWNRNRVFPLIPPIPPIGPVIGAVGPPGVPGVQGIQGLPGAQGLPGAQGLPGAQGIPGAQGLPGAQGLPGAQGLQGPPGARGIQGPPGAGGGGGSGGGGGRGPPGPPGDDGARGPRGAPGIPGVNGGMGRACTVAGPRGQKGPRGYNGPRGPLGPMGYTGLTGDTGATGPMGATGATGPPGTRGLQGRRGPPGADGPYGPTGATGQKGDRGKLGAKGDRGLDGPRGMRGEKGEDGDGEDSKQKIYLLTVVVRELMKTQPLPLSDTLTNALVALGVMDDQGDRQQKQTAPLRRSVVSGSYPPRSAGGGTSRDGGGVSGGSGTSGGGTSGGGTSGGGTGGTGGGGTSGSGT; this comes from the exons ATGGCGGCTCGGCGAGGGGCTGTGTTGCCACCACCACTGTGTCTGCCACGGCAGCAGTTGACATACGACCGCCACAACAACCCA ATTCTCACCAAGAAGATGGTAGTGGCTGTCCTGCAGTGTTCCAAGCGCCGTCAGATTAATGCTAAACTGTACTGTCTGCAGTGTTACATGAATGCGGCAGGACGAGTTAAC ATGGTGTTCTCTTGGAAGGGGGAGGACGTCCCTGTATGGGATTACAAGGATCACTGCGCCCGAGAAGCTTCTCGGTACATGAAGCATATTCAAGACGACCATC GCCCACTTCGCCCCAATCCACTGAACGTGAAGTTCCTCGCCTGGCAACTGCGGGACTTAGGTTTCTGTCGGTGGAACAGGAATCGGGTATTCCCTCTTATTCCCCCCATTCCTCCCATCGGCCCAGTTATTGGTGCTGTAGGTCCACCAGGGGTACCAGGGGTACAGGGCATACAAGGCTTACCAGGGGCGCAAGGCTTACCAGGGGCGCAAGGTTTACCTGGGGCACAAGGCATACCTGGGGCGCAAGGCTTACCAGGGGCGCAGGGCTTACCAGGGGCGCAGGGTTTACAAGGCCCACCCGGGGCAAGGGGTATCCAAGGTCCACCTGGAGCCGGAGGTGGAGGAGGttcaggaggaggaggaggacgGGGTCCACCGGGCCCCCCAGGTGATGACGGGGCACGTGGTCCCAGAGGCGCTCCAGGAATACCTGGAGTGAATGGAGGGATGGGACGTGCGTGCACTGTGGCAGGGCCACGAGGCCAAAAAGGGCCACGAGGGTACAACGGTCCCAGAGGTCCGCTAGGGCCTATGGGGTACACTGGTTTAACCGGGGATACTGGGGCAACAGGGCCAATGGGGGCAACAGGAGCAACAGGGCCCCCAGGGACAAGAGGACTCCAAGGGCGAAGAGGACCACCTGGTGCAGATGGCCCATATGGACCAACTGGAGCTACGGGACAAAAAGGTGACAGGGGGAAGCTCGGTGCCAAGGGTGATAGAGGTCTAGATGGTCCAAGAGGGATGAGAGGAGAGAAAGGAGAAGATGGAGACGGCGAAGATTCCAAGCAAAAGATA TATCTGTTGACTGTGGTGGTGAGGGAGTTAATGAAGACTCAACCGCTGCCTTTGTCAGATACCCTGACTAATGCCTTGGTCGCTCTAGGAGTTATGGACGACCAGGGAGATAGGCAGCAAAAACAAACTGCCCCTCTCCGTCGATCCGTGGTGTCGGGATCCTACCCACCTCGGTCGGCGGGTGGGGGTACAAGTCGGGATGGAGGTGGTGTTAGCGGGGGCAGTGGGACTAGTGGTGGTGGGACTAGTGGTGGTGGGACTAGTGGCGGTGGGACTGGTGGGACTGGTGGTGGTGGGACTAGTGGCAGTGGGACT
- the LOC135342888 gene encoding patatin-like phospholipase domain-containing protein 7, with protein MDSTWVEEMVAFATEHLVAIVSTSVAVSLALIFFCVCPRKSKEPREAAPVMGEETLPRVPSGRLRKRDLVRHYSRRIFNKAGEFRRKPRERVINIAKRFLQGPEIPERQLYREPPDAFLEADHLEGGDPNVPSEVLYLLKSVRAFGHFEKPLFIELCKHVETKFVPAGAILFRPGQIDDSIYVVKNGRLKVYIMEADGSELPLKEAGTGDSVHSMLSILDAVIGHPKTFKTVAAKAIRDTYVLQVRSKAFEAFFKDNPDSLLRMVQIVMLRLQRVTFLALNHFLGLGRELLNQKPSLIGEYSVKQLPRRFNHHRGAHASPHGFKEPSFRTVSQTSLDSDSDTEPSRPPPLAASQLKPLLKSTLTSEAAKSTDSEVDDMVPGKGGKSKKTVAIDTSQNEHFSHRLIPVRSPEFDNVIDQARVDRQRFSSEGIYPSDGGGGVLHQSQGDQSPVSEGGEGSRNSSLKRGLTPGLKFSHFASIESAEVLRAATEDLVRIFQLQDESLLKSRIQLIEVPCDSLLGLEGDLESCVYFIATGRLKVYRPLTSYDNDRQDQDLLYMACPGEFCGVLSALTGEPSFITIKAATDSHLIAITKTNLYHIMSEQPLAICGLAFDMVQRLSPALRQIDFALDWMELEAGRALYRQGDEANAAYIILNGRVRSVVKKIDGKKELADEFGRGESIGMVEVMTHSPCATTVHAIRDTELACLPVGLLNTIKLKHPQVVSRLIQMLGERILGSYHKLASPVSSTSLSGDTTKKHMVSNRSTVAIVPITSDVPLSEFTQELCASIKSIGTCLTLTSSLIEEELGSTAFESTHEYRLRTWLGHQEDSHRIVLYHADPGLSKWTARCIRQADCILLVGLAHKTLLESTESMRKIAKQVESISARVQKELVLLHRKNVGHPSGTVKWLNALGWLSAHFHVRCPDYFFEQTHIKLSCPDKHSDFSRLARRLTGTSVGLVLGGGGARGISHIGTLKAFTEAGIPIDMVGGTSIGAFMGALYCEERDAGKVEKRSRPWAHGMARYVDKIFDLTYPSTSYFTGKAFNNLIHKVFGEKQIEDLWIPYFCITTDITESKMRVHTSGSLWRYVRASMSLSGFLPPLCDPVDGHLILDGGYVNNLPADVMADMGAEKIIAVDVGSQDNNNLTNYGDHISGWYILWNRLNPFAEKIRVPNLTEIQSRLAYVSCIRQLERVKQDGMCEYVRPPIDGVSTLQFGSFDTVMPLGYQHCKLVVSGWQKSEEMQHLFSTPSDEDFQKKRSVSRQFDSNVQRSDSVRNLVALTAQIPRYSYPEVDESEDVDGGGYWSSPEDHVTYLEGRGMDEDSPNTAEPNSSPNEIQRTATATVTAWSDSEIM; from the exons ATGGACTCTACATGGGTGGAAGAGATGGTAGCCTTTGCCACTGAGCATCTCGTTGCCATAGTGTCTACCTCGGTGGCTGTTTCCCTGGCTCTAATTTTCTTTTGTGTGTGCCCAAGGAAGTCCAAAGAACCAAGGGAGGCCG CCCCGGTAATGGGGGAGGAAACGTTGCCGAGGGTACCGTCTGGACGATTGAGAAAGAGAGATTTGGTCCGACACTATTCACGACGAATCTTTAACAAG GCTGGTGAATTCAGGAGGAAGCCAAGAGAGAGAGTTATCAACATAGCCAAGCG GTTTCTGCAAGGCCCAGAGATACCTGAGAGACAGCTGTACAGAGAACCACCAGACGCCTTTCTAGAGGCTGACCACTTGGAA ggaggtGATCCCAACGTTCCTTCAGAGGTCCTCTACCTGCTCAAGAGCGTAAGAGCATTCGGCCATTTTGAGAAGCCTCTCTTCATTGAGCTGTGCAAACATGTCGAGACAAAATTCGTGCCCGCTGGTGCCATTCTGTTCCGGCCTGGACAAATTGACGACTCTATCTACGTAGTCAAAAATGGCCGCCTAAAG GTGTACATCATGGAGGCTGATGGCTCAGAGCTTCCCCTGAAGGAGGCTGGTACTGGGGACAGTGTACACTCCATGTTGAGTATCTTGGATGCTGTTATTGGCCACCCAAAGACATTCAAAACAGTGGCTGCCAAAGCCATCAGAGACACCTATGTGCTGCA AGTGAGGTCCAAAGCTTTTGAAGCATTCTTCAAGGACAATCCCGACTCCCTGCTGAGGATGGTGCAGATTGTCATGCTCAGACTGCAGAGGGTCACCTTCCTAGCACTCAACCACTTCCTAGGCCTGGGCAGGGAGCTACTCAAccag AAACCGTCCTTGATTGGTGAGTACAGTGTCAAGCAGCTTCCTCGCAGGTTTAACCATCACAGAGGAGCACACGCCAGCCCTCATGGCTTTAAAGAGCCGTCCTTCCGTACTGTCTCACAGACCTCCCTCGATTCGGACTCTGACACCGAGCCAAGCAGACCACCCCCCCTAGCGGCCAGCCAACTAAAGCCCCTCCTCAAGTCCACTCTTACTTCAGAGGCTGCAAAGAGCACTGATTCGGAGGTTGACGATATGGTGCCAGGCAAGGGAGGTAAGTCTAAGAAGACCGTGGCCATTGATACATCACAGAATGAGCACTTTTCTCATCGGCTGATTCCAGTGAGGTCACCAGAGTTCGACAATGTTATAGACCAG GCTCGAGTTGATCGTCAGCGCTTCTCTTCCGAAGGGATTTACCCCTCAGATGGTGGGGGTGGGGTCCTCCACCAGTCTCAAGGCGACCAATCACCTGTCTCTGAGGGTGGGGAGGGGAGTAGGAACAGCTCCCTGAAGAGAGGCCTCACTCCTGGGCTCAAGTTCTCCCACTttgcctccattgagagtgctGAAGTGTTGAGGGCAGCCACTGAAGACTTGGTCAGGATATTCCAGTTGCAG GATGAGTCGCTATTGAAGAGTCGTATCCAACTGATTGAGGTGCCATGTGACTCCCTACTGGGGCTGGAGGGAGATCTGGAGAGTTGCGTCTACTTCATTGCCACTGGACGCCTCAAGGTCTACAGACCTCTGACCAGCTATGACAACGACAGACAAGATCAG GACCTGCTCTATATGGCGTGTCCTGGTGAGTTCTGTGGAGTGCTCTCTGCCCTGACAGGGGAGCCATCGTTCATCACTATTAAAGCTGCTACTGACTCACATCTCATTGCCATCACCAAGACCAACCTCTATCA cATAATGTCAGAACAACCTCTGGCCATCTGTGGGTTGGCCTTTGACATGGTCCAACGTCTCTCCCCTGCATTGCGTCAGATTGACTTTGCTCTGGACTGGATGGAACTGGAGGCGGGCCGAGCTCTCTATCGTCAAGGAGACGAAGCTAACGCAGCATATATTATCCTGAATGGGCGTGTCCGGTCAGTAGTCAAGAAAATAGACGGGAAAAAAGAACTAGCGGACGAATTTGGACGAGGGGAGTCCATTGGAATG GTTGAGGTGATGACTCATTCCCCGTGTGCTACTACAGTGCATGCAATCAGAGACACTGAGTTGGCCTGTCTACCAGTGGGCCTGCTCAACACCATCAAGCTCAAGCATCCTCAG GTAGTGTCTCGACTGATCCAGATGCTGGGAGAGCGTATTCTGGGCAGCTACCATAAGCTAGCCTCTCCAGTGTCCAGCACCAGCCTATCAG GTGACACAACAAAGAAGCACATGGTGTCCAATCGATCCACGGTTGCCATAGTTCCCATTACCAGTGATGTACCTCTCTCTGAGTTCACTCAGGAGCTCTGTGCCTCCATCAAATCTATCG GTACATGTTTGACATTAACAAGCTCACTAATCGAAGAAGAGTTAGGAAGTACAGCTTTTGAGAG TACACACGAGTACCGACTGAGGACTTGGTTGGGCCACCAGGAAGACAGTCACAGGATTGTTCTCTACCACGCTGATCCAGGTCTCTCTAAATGGACAGCCAGATGTATCAGACAG GCTGACTGCATTCTCCTGGTAGGACTAGCTCATAAAACTCTCTTAGAATCTACGGAATCTATgagaaag ATTGCAAAGCAAGTGGAGTCTATTTCAGCCAGGGTGCAGAAAGAGCTTGTCCTACTTCACAGAAAAAATGTCGGTCACCCAAGTGGCACTGTAAAGTGGCTGAATGCTCTGGGATGGCTCTCTGCTCACTTCCAT GTTCGATGTCCAGACTATTTCTTTGAACAGACGCAC aTTAAGCTCAGTTGTCCTGATAAGCACTCTGATTTCTCTCGATTGGCTAGACGCCTGACAGGAACATCAGTTGGCCTCGTGttaggagggggaggggccagGGGAATCTCCCACATAGGCACTCTGAAGGCCTTCACTGaagcag GGATTCCCATCGACATGGTTGGGGGTACCAGTATCGGTGCCTTTATGGGAGCACTTTATTGTGAGGAGAGAGACGCTGGGAAGGTAGAGAAGAGGTCACGACCTTGGGCTCACGGAATGGCCAGATACGTCGACAAGATTTTTGACCTCACCTACCCTTCAACTAGTTATTTCACAG GAAAGGCTTTCAATAATCTGATCCATAAAGTGTTTGGAGAGAAACAAATTGAG GACTTGTGGATTCCTTACTTCTGTATTACCACTGACATCACTGAGTCCAAGATGAGAGTACACACTAGTGGTTCACTGTGGCGGTACGTTCGTGCCAGTATGTCCCTGTCCGGATTCCTACCTCCCCTCTGTGACCCCGTGGACGGACACCTCATTCTGGACGGAGGTTACGTCAACAACCTCCCAG CTGATGTAATGGCTGACATGGGAGCAGAGAAGATCATCGCTGTGGACGTAGGCTCTCAGGACAACAACAACCTCACTAACTATGGAGACCACATCTCAGGGTggtacatcctctggaacaGGCTCAACCCATTTGCCGAGAAGATTAGG GTGCCCAACCTCACTGAGATACAGTCACGCCTCGCGTATGTGTCATGCATCAGACAGCTAGAGAGAGTGAAACAAGACGGGATGTGCGAATATGTCAGACCACCTATTGACGG GGTTTCTACGCTGCAGTTTGGAAGCTTTGACACTGTTATG CCATTGGGCTACCAACACTGCAAGCTGGTTGTGAGTGGATGGCAGAAGTCCGAGGAGATGCAGCATCTCTTCTCAACACCTTCTGATGAGGACTTTCAAAAGAAGAGAAGCGTGTCCCGTCAGTTTGATAGCAATGTTCAACGTTCAGATTCCGTGCGCAACCTCGTGGCTTTGACCGCTCAAATCCCTCGCTACAGCTATCCTGAAGTAGACGAGAGTGAAGATGTAGACGGTGGCGGCTATTGGTCGAGTCCCGAGGATCACGTGACCTACCTAGAGGGGCGTGGCATGGATGAGGACAGTCCCAATACCGCGGAGCCAAATTCATCCCCAAATGAAATCCAAAGGACAGCCACCGCGACTGTGACAGCTTGGTCGGACTCAGAAATTATGTAG
- the LOC135342910 gene encoding small ribosomal subunit protein uS2m-like → MALRKCLKCFSLLPTHVPKLPAATRCLASLPLDVVDPKNEVVREPDAGKSPLECPDYFGVNSLVTMEDLLKARVHLGHKTGLWNPLMKRFIHGSRAGLHILDLDRTLPLLHKALNVTAHVAYRGGIILFVNERPQFEGLVQRTARDCREFFITQKWRGGTLTNSYMLLGTLRLPDLMIFTSVPPSKTAVKETAMACIPSIGVVDSDCNPSQIMYPIPGNDDSPSALRLYCRLFSEAILLGKEKRKSDYADKPEPVSVRTEESTELKSNANNNS, encoded by the exons ATGGCCTTGCGAAAGTGTTTGAAGTGTTTCTCCTTGCTGCCAACTCATGTACCAAAGCTGCCCGCTGCTACCAGGTGCCTAGCTTCCTTACCATTGGATGTGGTTGATCCTAAAAATGAGG TCGTACGAGAGCCGGATGCTGGAAAGAGTCCACTGGAGTGCCCTGACTACTTTGGAGTGAACAGCTTGGTGACTATGGAGGATCTACTGAAGGCGCGTGTGCATCTAGGCCACAAGACTGGACTGTGGAATCCTCTCATGAAACGATTCATCCACGGCTCTCGTGCAGGACTGCATATTCTCGATCTTGACCGCACCCTCCCACTATTACACAAAGCTCTCAACGTTACTGCCCACGTTGCATATCGTGGAGGCATCATCTTGTTTGTAAACGAGCGGCCACAATTCGAGGGTCTGGTACAAAGAACAGCTAGAGACTGTAGAGAGTTCTTTATCACTCAGAAATGGAGAGGAGGAACACTTACAAATTCGTACATGCTCCTCGGGACTCTGCGGCTGCCAgatttaatgatattcacgagCGTACCCCCGAGTAAAACAGCTGTCAAAGAAACAGCAATGGCGTGTATCCCGTCTATAGGAGTGGTGGACTCTGACTGTAACCCATCTCAGATCATGTATCCTATTCCCGGCAACGATGACTCACCATCTGCCCTCAGGCTCTACTGCAGACTGTTCTCAGAGGCCATTCTACTGGGTAAAGAGAAGAGAAAATCTGACTATGCTGACAAGCCTGAACCTGTTAGTGTTAGAACAGAAGAGTCTACGGAACTCAAATCAAAcgctaataataatagttaa